The proteins below come from a single Methylobacterium sp. SyP6R genomic window:
- a CDS encoding SDR family oxidoreductase produces the protein MDIFSLTNKVAFVTGAGSGIGQRLAIGIAEAGADVAAFDMPSSTGLAETAAAIEALGRRCVTLQGDVTRGDTVAAAIATAERDLGPIELAVNCAGIANAAPAEEMPLEQWQRMMDVNLTGVFLCAQAESRVMLPRKRGAIVNIASMSGSIVNRGILQAHYNTSKAGVVHLTKSLAMEWVGQGIRVNSVSPGYTSTPMNLRPEVAEQVKRFESETPMARMAEVDEMVGPVVFLLSPAASFVTGIDLLVDGGFECW, from the coding sequence ATGGACATCTTCAGCCTCACCAACAAGGTCGCCTTCGTCACCGGCGCGGGCAGCGGAATCGGCCAGCGCCTGGCCATCGGCATCGCCGAGGCGGGCGCCGACGTGGCGGCCTTCGACATGCCGTCCTCGACGGGCCTCGCGGAGACGGCCGCAGCGATCGAGGCGCTGGGGCGCCGCTGCGTCACCCTCCAGGGTGACGTGACCAGGGGCGACACGGTCGCCGCGGCGATCGCCACGGCCGAGCGCGACCTCGGCCCGATCGAGCTCGCGGTGAACTGCGCGGGCATCGCCAATGCGGCGCCGGCCGAGGAGATGCCGCTGGAACAGTGGCAGCGCATGATGGACGTCAACCTGACCGGGGTATTCCTCTGTGCACAGGCGGAAAGCCGGGTCATGCTGCCGCGCAAGCGTGGGGCGATCGTCAACATCGCCTCGATGTCGGGCTCGATCGTCAACCGCGGCATCCTCCAGGCGCACTACAACACGTCGAAGGCCGGCGTCGTCCATCTGACGAAGTCGCTTGCCATGGAATGGGTCGGGCAGGGCATCCGGGTGAATTCGGTCAGCCCGGGCTACACCTCGACCCCGATGAACCTGCGGCCGGAGGTGGCGGAGCAGGTCAAGCGCTTCGAGAGCGAGACCCCGATGGCCCGGATGGCGGAGGTCGACGAGATGGTGGGTCCGGTCGTGTTCCTCCTCAGCCCG
- a CDS encoding sugar ABC transporter ATP-binding protein, with protein sequence MTDVASPDATTPGTPILREGLSIRGIAKQYGPVPVLRGVDLDVRPGEVVALLGENGAGKSTVSSIIAGLVQPSAGTMTWNGRPYAPTSPADALSQGIGLIHQEMRLLPELSIAENVFVGHLPTRHGRVDRAGMARRATEQLRRLGLDVSADTLVRDLRVAAQQQVEIAKALTLDARLLILDEPTAALGGEETDRLFAQIARFKQAGLGFIYISHRLDEIARIADRILVLRDGQLVGAFESAQTPVKTLVETMVGRPLDRMFPPIVPSQGPEALRVEGLTSPSGAFTDVSFSVRAGEVFGIAGIVGAGRTELVRAIAGADPIQSGHIVAEGRQFVPRSPADGLKAGIVLVPEDRKLQGLVLEHSIGDNIALGNYARVAPGSFVRPGAVRRFAQDGIRRFGIKGRAGQPCKHLSGGNQQKVVLAKSIARQPRIVILDEPTRGIDVGARAQIYDVITDLARNGLAVIVVSSDLDEVLGLSHRVMVLSRGRNRGILDHTEASRVAVMERATH encoded by the coding sequence ATGACCGACGTAGCGAGTCCCGACGCGACGACACCCGGCACACCGATCCTCCGCGAGGGCCTGTCGATCCGCGGCATCGCCAAGCAATACGGCCCTGTCCCGGTCCTGCGCGGCGTCGACCTCGACGTCCGCCCGGGCGAGGTGGTGGCGCTGCTCGGCGAGAACGGAGCGGGCAAATCGACCGTCTCCTCGATCATCGCCGGCCTGGTGCAGCCCTCCGCCGGCACCATGACCTGGAACGGCCGGCCCTACGCGCCGACGAGCCCGGCCGATGCCCTGAGCCAGGGCATCGGGCTCATCCACCAGGAGATGCGGCTCCTGCCGGAACTCTCCATCGCCGAGAACGTGTTCGTCGGCCACCTGCCCACGCGGCACGGCCGGGTCGACCGCGCGGGCATGGCGCGGCGCGCCACCGAGCAGCTACGCCGCCTCGGGCTCGACGTGTCCGCCGACACCCTCGTGCGCGACCTGCGCGTCGCGGCCCAGCAGCAGGTCGAGATCGCCAAGGCGCTGACGCTCGACGCCAGGCTCCTGATCCTCGACGAGCCCACCGCGGCGCTCGGCGGCGAGGAGACCGACCGGCTCTTCGCGCAGATCGCACGCTTCAAGCAGGCGGGCCTGGGCTTCATCTACATCAGCCACCGCCTGGACGAGATCGCCCGCATCGCCGACCGCATCCTCGTCCTGCGGGACGGTCAGCTCGTGGGTGCCTTCGAGAGCGCCCAAACTCCGGTGAAGACCCTCGTCGAGACCATGGTCGGCCGCCCGCTCGACCGCATGTTCCCGCCGATCGTGCCGAGCCAGGGCCCGGAGGCCCTGCGCGTCGAGGGCCTGACGTCGCCGAGCGGCGCCTTCACCGACGTGTCGTTCTCGGTCAGGGCCGGGGAGGTCTTCGGCATCGCCGGCATCGTCGGGGCGGGGCGGACAGAGCTGGTGCGGGCCATTGCCGGCGCCGATCCGATCCAGTCCGGCCACATCGTGGCCGAGGGGCGGCAGTTCGTCCCGAGGAGCCCGGCCGACGGCCTGAAGGCCGGCATCGTGCTCGTGCCCGAGGACCGTAAGCTCCAGGGGCTCGTGCTGGAGCACTCGATCGGCGACAACATCGCGCTCGGCAATTACGCGCGCGTCGCGCCGGGCAGCTTCGTCCGGCCCGGCGCCGTGCGCCGCTTCGCCCAGGACGGCATCCGCCGGTTCGGCATCAAGGGTCGTGCCGGCCAGCCGTGCAAGCACCTGTCCGGCGGCAACCAGCAGAAGGTCGTGCTGGCCAAGAGCATCGCGCGGCAGCCCCGGATCGTGATCCTGGACGAGCCGACCCGCGGCATCGACGTGGGCGCCCGGGCCCAGATCTACGACGTGATCACCGATCTCGCGCGCAACGGTCTCGCGGTGATCGTGGTGAGCTCGGACCTCGACGAGGTCCTGGGCCTCTCCCACCGCGTCATGGTGCTGAGCCGCGGCCGCAACCGCGGCATCCTCGACCACACCGAAGCCAGTCGCGTCGCCGTGATGGAACGGGCGACCCACTGA
- a CDS encoding sugar ABC transporter substrate-binding protein, which yields MTTLRSLMAGAALLALVPFGAHAAEPVKIGLAVANLQADFFNQIKQSVERNAKEMGATVVTVDAKGDGATQVSQIQDLVNQKIQALIYIPAGAAAAAVPVKTAKAAGIPVVAVDRNPTDAPGDTFIATNSVVAAKTLGDYACKVSGGKGELGIIQGQIGTTPEQDRDKGFKEAMATCPGIKEVGREASKMWMKDEGFNIAQNMLQRHPGITMFFGRADALALGAAQAVKAANLGRKIWVFGFDGDLAGLKAVKDGTLDATMTQRTQAMGKLALQSALDLVAGKKVPAEQLQDAALTTKDNAEQYIANHP from the coding sequence ATGACCACGCTACGCTCACTGATGGCCGGTGCCGCCCTGCTCGCGCTGGTTCCGTTCGGCGCCCACGCCGCCGAGCCGGTCAAGATCGGCCTGGCCGTCGCCAACCTGCAGGCCGACTTCTTCAACCAGATCAAGCAATCGGTCGAGCGCAACGCCAAGGAGATGGGCGCGACCGTCGTCACGGTCGATGCCAAGGGCGATGGAGCGACACAGGTCAGCCAGATCCAGGACCTGGTCAACCAGAAGATCCAGGCCCTGATCTACATCCCGGCGGGCGCCGCCGCCGCCGCCGTCCCGGTGAAGACCGCGAAGGCGGCCGGCATTCCCGTCGTGGCGGTGGACCGCAACCCGACCGACGCCCCGGGCGACACCTTCATCGCCACGAACTCGGTGGTCGCCGCCAAGACGCTCGGCGATTACGCCTGCAAGGTCTCCGGCGGGAAGGGCGAGCTCGGCATCATCCAGGGCCAGATCGGCACGACGCCCGAGCAGGACCGCGACAAGGGCTTCAAGGAAGCCATGGCGACCTGCCCCGGCATCAAGGAGGTCGGCCGCGAGGCCTCGAAGATGTGGATGAAGGACGAGGGCTTCAACATCGCGCAGAACATGCTCCAGCGGCATCCCGGCATCACGATGTTCTTCGGCCGGGCCGACGCGCTGGCGCTCGGCGCCGCCCAGGCGGTCAAGGCAGCCAATCTCGGGCGCAAGATCTGGGTCTTCGGCTTCGACGGCGATCTGGCCGGCCTCAAGGCCGTGAAGGACGGCACCCTCGACGCGACCATGACCCAGCGCACGCAAGCCATGGGCAAGCTGGCGCTGCAATCCGCCCTCGATCTCGTCGCCGGCAAGAAGGTCCCGGCCGAGCAGCTCCAGGACGCGGCGCTGACCACCAAGGACAACGCCGAGCAGTACATCGCGAACCATCCCTGA
- a CDS encoding ABC transporter permease — MTARVERFSEGEKRVRLDLTSGVWGPLVGLVALSIFFSFKADHFFTVQNAIIIFDQVTVYGILAIGMTFVIITGGIDLSVGSVLAFSAMTTGWLFSALGMPFVPALLCGLLAGSVCGLASGLLITFARLPPFIATLALMTVARGLANKYTDGNVVSGWPDAFNTLNTTRHFGLITTTTAFFLLLVVAGWAFLRFRPEGRNLYAIGGNPEVARLAGIPVRLYIVGVYVLAGALAAIAGMANAARLQTSQPYDGLGYELTAIAAVVIGGASLSGGVGSMGGTLIGVLIIGVLNSGLSQIGAQTYDKDIIVGLMIAAAVAFDTLIRRRR; from the coding sequence ATGACGGCGCGGGTCGAACGGTTTAGCGAAGGCGAGAAGCGGGTCCGGCTCGACCTGACGAGCGGTGTGTGGGGCCCACTCGTCGGGCTCGTGGCGCTGTCGATCTTCTTCTCGTTCAAGGCCGATCACTTCTTCACGGTCCAGAACGCGATCATCATCTTCGACCAGGTGACCGTCTACGGTATCCTGGCGATCGGGATGACGTTCGTGATCATCACGGGCGGGATCGATCTCTCGGTCGGCTCGGTGCTCGCTTTCTCGGCGATGACCACCGGGTGGTTGTTCTCGGCGCTCGGGATGCCCTTCGTCCCGGCGCTGCTGTGCGGCCTCCTGGCCGGATCGGTCTGCGGCCTCGCCTCCGGGCTCCTGATCACCTTCGCGCGACTGCCGCCCTTCATCGCGACGCTCGCGCTGATGACGGTCGCCCGGGGACTGGCCAACAAGTACACCGACGGCAACGTCGTCTCGGGCTGGCCCGACGCCTTCAACACCCTGAACACGACCCGGCATTTCGGCCTCATCACGACCACGACGGCGTTCTTCCTGCTCCTCGTCGTGGCGGGATGGGCCTTCCTCCGGTTCCGGCCGGAGGGACGCAACCTCTACGCCATCGGCGGCAACCCGGAGGTCGCGCGGCTCGCGGGCATCCCGGTGCGCCTCTACATCGTCGGCGTCTACGTCCTGGCGGGCGCCCTCGCGGCGATCGCCGGCATGGCCAATGCCGCTCGCCTCCAGACCTCGCAGCCCTATGACGGCCTCGGCTACGAACTGACCGCCATCGCCGCGGTGGTGATCGGAGGCGCCAGCCTGTCGGGCGGCGTCGGCTCGATGGGCGGCACGCTCATCGGCGTCCTGATCATCGGCGTCCTGAACAGCGGGCTGAGCCAGATCGGCGCCCAGACCTACGACAAGGACATCATCGTCGGCCTGATGATCGCCGCCGCGGTGGCCTTCGACACCCTCATCCGGCGCCGCCGGTGA
- a CDS encoding FGGY-family carbohydrate kinase: protein MTAAFVLGIDQGTSSTKCLLVDGSGSVVARGQAAVTERHPQAGWVEQDADEIWRSVQAAVGACLTPETGRAVVAVGLSTQRESCLLWDARTGAPLSPVLSWQDQRTSGLARRIGVGDAPGRVRAISGLPLDPMFSALKARWLLDQVDPTGTRAATGEIRIGTIDSWIMSRFGSEHVIEAGNASRTQLLDIERCRWSAELLELFRIPAAALPAVLPSTGPFPSVRGLSPLPDGVPLLAVMADSHAALFGHGAQKPGQVKATHGTGSSVMGLVETGADLDPGLCRTIAWQIGDAVAYAAEGNIRAAGSTLRWLATLLGVSLDELAELARSSVDEGVCLVPGFTGLGAPWWDDGAVGLVANLSLGTSRGSLARAAFDSIAHQIADVVEAIERGPTRIDALFVDGGPTRNDGLMQSEADILGRPILRSDTAELSALGVVHLAGLGAGLWTEGDLTTRRALHDRFAPALDAGARRRARDRWSEAIGRARSRRTEADH, encoded by the coding sequence GTGACGGCCGCCTTCGTTCTCGGCATCGACCAGGGAACGAGCTCGACCAAGTGCCTGCTGGTCGACGGGTCCGGCTCGGTCGTCGCGCGGGGCCAGGCCGCCGTCACCGAGCGGCATCCGCAAGCAGGATGGGTCGAGCAGGACGCCGACGAGATCTGGCGCAGCGTCCAGGCGGCGGTCGGCGCCTGCCTGACGCCCGAGACCGGCCGCGCCGTCGTCGCGGTCGGCTTGAGCACCCAGCGGGAATCGTGCCTGCTGTGGGATGCGCGCACGGGTGCGCCCCTCTCGCCGGTTCTGTCGTGGCAGGACCAGCGGACGTCCGGCCTCGCCCGGCGCATCGGCGTGGGTGACGCGCCCGGGCGGGTCCGGGCGATCAGCGGCCTGCCGCTCGATCCGATGTTCTCGGCGCTCAAGGCACGCTGGCTCCTCGACCAGGTCGACCCGACCGGGACCCGGGCCGCGACCGGCGAGATCCGCATCGGCACCATCGACAGCTGGATCATGAGCCGCTTCGGGTCGGAGCACGTCATCGAGGCGGGCAATGCGTCGCGCACGCAACTGCTCGACATCGAGCGGTGCCGCTGGAGCGCTGAGCTCCTCGAGCTTTTTCGCATCCCGGCCGCGGCTCTTCCGGCCGTGCTCCCCTCGACGGGGCCGTTCCCGTCCGTCAGAGGCCTGTCCCCGTTGCCGGACGGCGTGCCGCTCCTGGCGGTGATGGCCGATTCCCACGCCGCCCTGTTCGGCCACGGCGCCCAGAAGCCCGGCCAGGTCAAGGCGACGCACGGCACCGGCTCGTCGGTCATGGGCCTCGTCGAGACGGGCGCGGATCTCGATCCCGGCCTGTGCCGGACGATCGCCTGGCAGATCGGCGACGCCGTCGCCTACGCGGCCGAGGGCAACATCCGGGCAGCCGGCTCGACCCTGCGCTGGCTCGCGACGCTTCTGGGCGTGAGCCTGGACGAACTCGCCGAGCTCGCCCGCTCGTCGGTCGACGAGGGAGTCTGCCTCGTCCCGGGCTTCACCGGCCTCGGCGCACCGTGGTGGGACGACGGCGCCGTCGGCCTCGTCGCCAACCTCTCGCTCGGCACCTCGCGGGGCAGCCTCGCCCGCGCGGCGTTCGACTCGATCGCGCACCAGATCGCGGATGTCGTCGAGGCCATCGAGCGCGGTCCGACCCGCATCGACGCGCTCTTCGTGGATGGCGGGCCGACGCGCAACGACGGATTGATGCAGAGCGAGGCCGACATTCTCGGCCGGCCGATCCTGCGCAGCGACACGGCCGAGCTCTCCGCCCTCGGCGTCGTTCATCTTGCCGGGCTGGGGGCGGGGCTCTGGACGGAAGGCGATCTCACGACGCGGCGGGCCCTGCACGACCGGTTCGCGCCGGCCTTGGATGCCGGAGCGCGGCGGCGGGCGCGGGACCGATGGAGCGAGGCGATCGGCCGCGCGAGATCGCGGCGAACGGAAGCGGACCACTGA
- a CDS encoding transketolase family protein: MSAPEAAPKPGAAPTFDCRVAFAEELISLARADARIVAVCNDSIGSSNLGAFQKEFPDRLVNVGIAEQNMVGVGAGLANAGMIPFVCAAGPFLSGRATEQIKADCAYSQYPVVLCAMSPGLAYGELGPTHHSIEDFAWMRAIPDLTVMAPADPDETRGAVRWAAGAGRPIYMRIPRFKIPAVTTGGFTPGRIATLTEGSDVTIAAIGTMVSRALEAAKRLGEAGISARVLNVSTLKPLDEETILKAARETGAIVTAEEAVSGGGLGGAVAELVAQHHPVPMRILGVPAFAPTGDTQFLLDHFGLNAAGIEAAARALLKIRGDA, encoded by the coding sequence ATGAGCGCTCCCGAAGCCGCCCCCAAGCCGGGCGCAGCCCCGACCTTCGATTGCCGCGTGGCCTTCGCCGAGGAACTCATCTCGCTGGCCCGGGCCGATGCCCGCATCGTCGCGGTGTGCAACGACTCGATCGGCTCCAGCAATCTCGGAGCGTTCCAGAAGGAATTCCCCGACCGCCTGGTCAATGTCGGCATCGCCGAGCAGAACATGGTCGGGGTGGGCGCCGGCCTCGCCAATGCCGGGATGATCCCCTTCGTCTGCGCCGCCGGGCCGTTCCTGTCGGGCCGTGCGACCGAGCAGATCAAGGCCGATTGCGCCTATTCGCAATATCCGGTGGTGCTCTGCGCCATGTCTCCGGGCCTGGCCTATGGCGAGCTCGGGCCGACGCACCATTCGATCGAGGACTTCGCCTGGATGCGCGCCATCCCGGACCTCACCGTGATGGCGCCCGCCGATCCGGACGAGACCCGGGGCGCGGTGCGCTGGGCGGCGGGAGCTGGCCGGCCGATCTACATGCGCATCCCGCGCTTCAAGATCCCGGCCGTGACGACCGGCGGTTTCACGCCCGGCCGGATCGCCACCTTGACCGAGGGCAGCGACGTCACCATCGCGGCGATCGGCACGATGGTGTCGCGCGCCCTCGAAGCCGCCAAGCGCCTGGGTGAGGCCGGCATCTCGGCCCGCGTCCTGAACGTCTCGACCCTCAAGCCCCTCGACGAGGAGACGATCCTTAAGGCGGCGCGGGAGACGGGTGCGATCGTGACGGCGGAGGAAGCCGTGTCCGGCGGCGGCCTCGGCGGCGCGGTGGCGGAGCTCGTGGCCCAGCATCACCCGGTGCCGATGCGCATCCTCGGCGTGCCCGCCTTCGCGCCGACCGGCGACACTCAGTTCCTGCTCGACCACTTCGGCCTGAATGCGGCAGGCATCGAGGCGGCGGCGCGCGCGCTGCTCAAGATCCGGGGCGACGCGTGA
- a CDS encoding transketolase encodes MTSPILGGAEVALRPCRPTYERTSDAAQLAEIAIAVRLKIIRTIHAAQLGHVGGDLSVTDILTALYFHVLDIDPANPTSPKRDRFVLSKGHCAAAFYSVLSLRGFFEPEAVDSFMKPLSPLNGHPNRRKIPGVEANTGPLGHGLPIAVGMATGARIAGETWRTFVVLGDGELQEGSNWEAAMAAAHRGLGNLTAIVDRNRFQQGAGTEATNQLEPLADKFRAFGWDVHDVDGHDVSALADLLGRTGSDRPRAVIARTFKGRGVSFMEDKVDWHHKVPSAEQVEIALKELAR; translated from the coding sequence GTGACCAGCCCCATTCTCGGCGGCGCGGAGGTCGCGCTTAGGCCGTGTCGGCCAACCTACGAGCGCACCTCCGACGCGGCACAGCTCGCTGAGATCGCCATTGCCGTCCGATTGAAGATCATCCGCACGATCCATGCGGCACAGCTCGGTCATGTCGGCGGCGATCTCTCGGTCACCGACATCCTGACGGCGCTCTACTTCCACGTCCTGGACATCGATCCGGCGAACCCGACGAGTCCGAAGCGCGACCGTTTCGTGCTTTCGAAGGGCCATTGCGCGGCGGCTTTCTACAGCGTGCTGTCGCTGCGCGGATTCTTTGAACCTGAGGCTGTCGACAGCTTCATGAAGCCGCTCTCGCCGCTCAACGGGCATCCGAACCGGCGCAAGATCCCGGGTGTCGAGGCCAATACCGGCCCGCTCGGCCACGGCCTGCCGATCGCGGTCGGGATGGCCACGGGCGCACGGATCGCCGGCGAGACTTGGCGGACCTTCGTGGTCCTCGGCGACGGCGAGTTGCAGGAAGGCTCGAACTGGGAGGCCGCCATGGCGGCAGCCCATCGCGGCCTCGGCAACCTCACGGCTATCGTTGACCGCAACCGCTTCCAGCAGGGCGCGGGTACCGAGGCGACCAACCAACTCGAGCCGCTGGCCGACAAGTTCCGGGCCTTCGGCTGGGACGTCCACGATGTCGACGGCCACGACGTGTCCGCGCTGGCGGACCTCCTCGGACGGACCGGATCGGACAGGCCGCGGGCCGTCATCGCGCGGACCTTCAAGGGACGTGGCGTGTCCTTCATGGAAGACAAGGTCGATTGGCACCACAAGGTCCCGAGCGCCGAGCAGGTCGAGATTGCCCTGAAGGAACTGGCCCGATGA
- the ribB gene encoding 3,4-dihydroxy-2-butanone-4-phosphate synthase has translation MSARQDADRLDSIADAVAAIRAGELVVVVDDTDRENEGDLIMAAAPATAERMAFMIRHTSGIICAPMGSERAERLHLPPMVANNLDPLRTAFTVSVDYRVGLTTGISAEERANTVRALALAEAQPRDFLRPGHVFPLIARAGGVLTRSGHTEAAIDLAEMAGLPDVAVLAEVVNDDGTVKRLADLMRFAREHGLRIISIEDLIADRLKNKKLIHRLHQEQRIIDGMEATLHVYGVDGDEPSQHVAVTFGAIGDGRNVPCRIQQEDVIASMLGSGREGWDIALRQFRAQGRGLFVLLRRPSVLASSSGQERLDGAGEHHESAQARKKRWLDIGVGAQILRDLGISSINLIAAKDKAYVGLSGYGIDIVGRYWPD, from the coding sequence ATGAGCGCGCGTCAGGACGCCGATCGACTGGACAGCATCGCCGACGCCGTCGCGGCCATTCGGGCGGGCGAGCTGGTCGTCGTGGTCGACGATACGGATCGGGAGAACGAGGGCGATCTTATCATGGCCGCCGCGCCGGCCACGGCCGAGCGCATGGCCTTCATGATCCGCCATACGAGCGGAATTATTTGCGCGCCGATGGGCAGCGAGCGGGCCGAACGGCTGCATCTTCCGCCCATGGTGGCCAACAACCTCGATCCGCTCCGCACTGCCTTCACGGTCAGCGTCGATTACCGGGTCGGGCTGACCACCGGCATCTCGGCCGAGGAGCGGGCCAACACGGTCAGGGCTCTGGCGCTGGCCGAGGCGCAGCCGCGCGATTTCCTGCGGCCCGGCCACGTGTTTCCCCTCATCGCCCGGGCGGGAGGCGTGCTCACGCGCTCCGGTCACACGGAGGCTGCCATCGACCTTGCGGAGATGGCCGGCCTACCGGACGTGGCCGTGCTCGCCGAGGTGGTCAACGACGACGGCACGGTCAAGCGCTTGGCGGATCTCATGCGCTTCGCGCGGGAACACGGCCTGCGCATCATCTCGATCGAGGACCTGATTGCCGACCGGCTCAAGAACAAGAAGCTCATCCACCGCCTGCATCAAGAACAGCGGATCATCGATGGAATGGAGGCGACGCTTCACGTCTACGGCGTGGACGGCGATGAGCCATCGCAACATGTAGCCGTCACCTTCGGGGCGATCGGCGATGGACGCAACGTACCCTGCCGGATCCAGCAGGAGGACGTGATCGCCAGCATGCTGGGCAGCGGTCGCGAAGGATGGGACATCGCGCTCCGTCAGTTCAGGGCACAGGGACGAGGCCTGTTCGTTCTGTTGCGACGGCCTAGCGTTCTCGCCTCGTCGAGCGGGCAGGAGCGGCTGGACGGCGCGGGAGAGCATCACGAGAGTGCACAGGCGCGCAAGAAGCGTTGGCTCGACATCGGCGTCGGCGCTCAGATCCTCAGGGATCTCGGCATCAGCTCGATCAATCTGATCGCCGCAAAGGACAAGGCCTATGTCGGATTATCCGGCTACGGCATCGACATTGTCGGCCGATACTGGCCGGACTGA
- a CDS encoding transposase: MNPVFRSSSPGRKIDAQVERDLGPFREAVKLPVTIPGISDLTAQVILSEIGPDMSRFPTAGHLISWAGLCPRNDEGAGKRRSTRLRKGAPWLKTALVQAAWAGMRKKASDVRAQFQRLRGRRGPKKAICAVAASLLTAIYHMCKTGTAYVDPGHNHGHKAAPTIRAKALVRQIERLGFACELKPVEPVSI, encoded by the coding sequence GTGAACCCGGTCTTCCGGTCGTCGTCTCCGGGACGGAAGATCGACGCGCAGGTGGAGCGCGACCTCGGCCCTTTCCGGGAAGCGGTGAAGCTGCCGGTGACGATCCCGGGCATCAGTGACCTCACCGCGCAGGTGATCCTCTCCGAGATCGGCCCCGACATGAGCCGCTTCCCGACCGCCGGCCATCTGATCTCCTGGGCCGGGCTGTGCCCGAGGAACGACGAGGGTGCGGGCAAGCGGCGCTCGACGCGGCTGCGCAAGGGCGCGCCCTGGCTCAAGACCGCGCTGGTCCAGGCGGCCTGGGCCGGGATGCGCAAGAAGGCGAGCGACGTCAGGGCGCAGTTCCAGCGTCTGCGCGGCCGGCGCGGTCCCAAGAAGGCGATCTGCGCGGTCGCTGCCTCTCTGCTGACGGCGATCTACCACATGTGCAAGACCGGCACGGCTTACGTCGATCCCGGACACAACCACGGCCATAAAGCTGCCCCGACGATCCGCGCCAAGGCGCTCGTCCGGCAGATCGAGCGCCTCGGATTTGCGTGCGAACTCAAGCCTGTAGAGCCTGTTTCAATTTAG
- the rfaD gene encoding ADP-glyceromanno-heptose 6-epimerase yields the protein MIVVTGAAGFIGSNVVASLNERGIEDVLVCDRLGSDGRWRNLRDRAVAAFVAPEELFERLRGRRDIEQVIHLGAVASTLETDADRVMAENYHFSLRLIDWCTEAAVPIVYASSAATYGDGAQGFDDDPALAALRRLRPLNLYAWSKHQLDLAMARRRETGAPLPPRCIGLKFFNVFGPNEYHKGAMASLVTQVHPQVRAGETISLFASHRPTIPDGGQRRDFVPVAYAVDVLLWLMEGPVRQGLFNVGTGRARSFADLARAVFAAEGKREAIAYRPMPEALRDVYQYVTEASTGRLRAAGWSGQAPTLEDSVSDYVASYLRPLRYR from the coding sequence ATGATCGTTGTTACGGGAGCCGCCGGCTTCATCGGATCGAACGTGGTCGCATCGCTCAACGAGCGGGGCATCGAGGATGTTCTCGTCTGCGACCGCCTCGGCTCGGATGGCCGCTGGCGCAACCTGCGCGACCGGGCGGTCGCCGCCTTCGTCGCCCCCGAGGAACTGTTCGAGCGGCTGCGCGGGCGCCGCGACATCGAGCAGGTCATCCATCTGGGCGCGGTCGCCTCGACGCTGGAGACGGATGCGGATCGGGTCATGGCGGAGAACTACCACTTCAGCCTGCGGCTGATCGATTGGTGCACCGAGGCTGCGGTGCCGATCGTCTACGCCTCCTCGGCCGCGACCTACGGCGACGGCGCGCAGGGCTTCGACGACGATCCCGCGCTCGCCGCCCTGCGGCGCCTGCGCCCGCTCAATCTCTATGCCTGGAGCAAGCATCAACTCGACCTCGCCATGGCCCGGCGGCGCGAGACGGGAGCCCCGCTGCCGCCGCGCTGTATCGGGTTGAAGTTCTTCAACGTGTTCGGCCCGAACGAGTACCACAAGGGCGCCATGGCGAGCCTCGTGACCCAGGTCCATCCCCAGGTGCGCGCGGGCGAGACGATCTCGCTCTTTGCCAGCCATCGGCCGACCATCCCGGATGGTGGCCAGCGGCGCGACTTCGTTCCGGTCGCCTATGCGGTCGACGTCCTGCTGTGGCTGATGGAGGGTCCGGTCCGGCAGGGCTTGTTCAACGTCGGGACCGGTCGCGCCCGCAGCTTCGCCGATCTCGCCCGGGCCGTCTTCGCGGCGGAGGGCAAGCGTGAGGCGATCGCCTATCGGCCGATGCCCGAGGCCCTGCGGGACGTCTACCAGTACGTGACCGAAGCCTCGACCGGGCGGCTGCGCGCCGCGGGCTGGAGCGGGCAGGCGCCAACGCTGGAGGACAGCGTGAGCGATTACGTGGCGTCGTATCTGCGTCCGCTCCGCTACCGCTGA